CTTTTTCATGTGTATTTTACGTTACTTTTGATTGAGATATATGCTTTTCATTCTTTGCTGTTTACATCGATCTGAGTTTAATAAACAATATGCCATGTACCCGGCTACAGTTAACAACTGGTTAATTGGTGGTATGATTATCAACAGGTTTTGGCTTAAAAAGGCCTTTTTTGTAATCCTTAATAAACTGCCTGTAGTCTGACCTTACCTTTGCAGCATAATTTTCCGCATAATTTGTCAGCAATGGTTGCCACTCTTCTGATTTGCCAAAAGCGATCAGATCATCGATAATGGAAGAGCCTTGCATGCCGCCGCTCCTCAAATGCGAGGAAGCGGTAAGTGTCGCCATATCGCTGATCACCTGGTACATATCCCGGTAATTGTTTAATTGTTTAAATTTAATAGTGTCTTTAACCGGTTGCAGTTCCTGGATCACAAAAGTATCGCCGCGAAATGTTGTGGTACTCAATAAAGCCGCAGGTACCTGTTGCATCCGCTTTTGGATATTGATAATCCTTTCGGATTCATTCACCCAATCCAGCTGTTGTACCGCAGATAAGGATACACAGACGATTGCATGGATTGCTTCATTTCCAGCATCAGGTATTTGTTTTTCGTATTGGTACTTTTTAAAAGGAACAGGTAACGCTTTACGCCGATACTGCCGGTTCCGGCCAGGCGGAAAACAGTGCTGACTACTTCGTAATTGTAAGGCCCATCATTACTGTTTTGTACCCACTCGTTGATATGTGATTTCAGTTCGCTTTTAAGCTTTTTATCCAGCTTAAAATGGCGTTCATCTTCCAGCGAAAGGATGATTTTCCGCTTTTTGCTGATGGTGCGCTTTTTCAACAGGTCTTTTTCATTGCTATGATCTGCCCTGGTCAAAAATTCCTTCACAATTCCCCTGGCTGTACGCGGTTCTATACTGATCGCTTTTGCGTTAACCAACGTATTTGCATAATCGCGGATATACAACTGAGCCATTTTTAAAGCTTTTTCAGGCTCGAAACCAAGATTGTCAAAAGCGATAAAAATACTGGCCGTCATCCGGGCCAGTTCATAGCAAACCGGGGCGAGTACGGCTTCGTCAAAATCATTCAGGTCAAAATAAACCAGCTTGTTATCACCTTTATAACTTCCAAAATTCTCGATGTGCATGTCGCCACAGATCCAGCCCAATGGCGAGAGAGGCAGGGGGGAAGCTTTAGCTAAATCCTCATAAAATAAATGACAGGTACCCCTGAAAAACCGGAAATGGTTTTCGGCCATACCTTAATATTTCAGCGCTACCATTTCGGGCAGGCGGCCGCTATTAAATTCAATTAATCGTTCGGATAGTGTAGACATGGGAATACCGTTCAAATGGTAAAAGCTGCAACAAGCAGTTGGGTTTAATGTTTAATGATCCATGATTTTTCAATCACCCCGGCAGCATAAAAGGCTTTCCGAAACTCATCGTTATTTTTAAAAGTTAGTTGATTGATAAGCCGGGTTTCAAAAGCTACTTTAAATTCCTTTTCTTCAAACGGCCAGGGTGTAATTTTTAATATGCCCGGTTCATCCTGAGTGAGCAGGTAGTTGCCGTTATCAGGGCCTTTACTGATCTCTACAGCCCGGCCTTCCGGCTGGTTTTCCCGCTGACAGATGAGTAGCGAAAGCGCATCACACCATTCCATCAACCGGTAGTCCTTTTCGGCCTGTTTAATAGTGATATGCAGTTCTTTACGCCAGCCTCTCCGCAATGCTTCCTGCGCTTTCATAAATGATTGATCTTCGGCGTTGTTTTTACAAAGGCTGCCGTAAACAAAATCCAGGTGCATAGAACATAACAGGGCCACATACCTGCTTTTGCTTATGGATGCTTCAAAAGTACGCTGGCAGTGTCCCTGGTTATATGTTTTCATTTTAAAGTCGGCCGGGCCGCCCTGGTGGGTTAGCAATTCATCATCGCCGGGTTCAACCCTGGCGTCATCATGTTCGGCAATGGCCAGCAAGGTTTCCAGCCACCGTTCAGTACGTACCGAATGATGCCAGTGAGACGCCAGCTGCGCTGCCAGCATTCCGTGTGCCCTTTGCGTAATTACTTCCCATCCGTTTTTGGTATAGTTAACTATCATATATGCTTATTGTTGCTAAACAAAAGCCGCTCACAATAGTTGTAAAAGCAAATACTTTAATATGGATAATTTCCCGGTAACCATTAGTGTGGATAAAGAGGTGCAGCGCTTTGAAGTGGGAGAATACCTGCACCATAACGGCGAAACCCGCAAGTTTAAAGTTTTTAAAGATGGGGTCTGGGTTGCCAGTTTCGAGCCCGATCCGCATGAGTACCTCAGGGTTTGCAATAACCCTGGTGACCTTAAAGATCAGGTGTTGCATTTGTTGGCCGATGAGATCGAAAACCACCATCCGCATCAAATGAATGCTTAACTAATATTCCGAAAAGTTTGATCTGCCGAAATACAAGGGTGAATACCATACCGATTAATGGGGCTGATCAAAGCGAAGGCCAAAGGCAAACGGCCGACCATTAAAAAACTCAAACCGGCCAAAGCCAAAAAACGACGATTTGTACGAGCAGTTAATGAGCAGTTTACAGGCTAAAAAAGAAGCAAAATGAACAAACCAGAAAAAGTACTGCTGAGCGGATTTATGGGTACAAACTTCATGACTGATTCCAGTTACCTGATGTCTGTACTTGTCGGCGAAAATTTTCGGGAGCCCGACCACTTGGCTACCATGATCGGGAGGCTGGCACCCGGGATGTCCAAACATGCAAAGGTAATTGCAGGTTGGGCCGCTCATTATGGCATGGGCGTAGTTTTCGCTGCCGTATATGTGGAGCTTTGGGAAAGCGGCAAAATTAAACATACTATAAGAAACGGAATTATGCTGGGAGCTATCAGCGGCTTTTTAGGTTTCCTGATCTGGAAGGCTACTTTTAAAGTTCATCCATTACCGCCCTGGGTCAACTTCGAAAAATATTACCTGCAGCGTATTCCCGCGCATATCGTATTCGCCGTTTTCGCTACCATCACTTACCGTTTGATCGGTGCTAATGAGGACGAAAACCCAGAAATACAAGTAAGCCCTTATGGCAAATCGTTATAAAAATCTCAAAACAAACGCCATCACGTCCACACTAAACTACCAATTAGCAGGAAAAACTATGGTTACCATCAGCGCAGCTACAAGAAATTCATATAAAGTTATTTATCCCGATAACACATCAGCAATAGTTAATGCCTCGCAGATAAAATCCCTTATTGAGCGTACTGAAACTATCCGGTATCAGCAACCATTATATGACGCCCCTGACAGTAACGCTGCGCAAATCGCCGCGCTTAGTGCTAAAGATAATGTTAAAATTAAGGGAATATATAAAGGTTATCAACTTATAAGTTTTGGAGATAAGACCGGATGGATCAAAATACCCTCATCAAAAAACACAGCGTCGAAATAAATTTGGCGCTGTGTTTTTTGAGTTGATGTTTCTAAAAAGTGTGATAACTAATGTGTGCTTTTCAATGCCCGGGCGATCAGTGCCGGTTGGAAAATAGCCGTGCCAACCTTTTATTGGATGTATTAAGTCCGAAGGCGTTCCTTTTGTTTTCCCAGCTTTTTGGGTTTTGGAACATGCCGTGAATAAATACGATGGTTTTCATAGGATGATGTTTCGTTTGTTTGTTGTTTAACCGTTAACGACCTCTCCGCCGTTAACGTGAATAACCTGACCGGTAATAAAAGACGCATCCTCTGAGGCCAGAAATACGTAGGCGGGACCGAGTTCGGAAGGCTGGCCGGCACGCTTCATTGCCGTTTCACTGCCAAAGCTTTTGATCTTTTCCTCGTCAAAAGTGGCAACGATCAGCGGTGTCCATACAGGGCCGGGAGCTACTGCATTAACCCTGATCTTTTTATCGGTAAGGTTAGTAGCCAATGAGCGGGTGAAACTGGTGATAGCGCCTTTGGTAGATGAATAATCAATGAGGTTGGGCGAGGAGCGGTAGGCGGTAACCGATGTGGTATTAATGATGCAATCGCCCTCCTGCATATGTTCCAGCGCTTGGTTAGCAAAATGGAAATAAGCGAAGATGTTGGTTCGAAAGGTATCTTCCAATTGTTTTTCATCGATTGATTTCGGATCTTTTTGAGGGAACTGCATCCCGGCATTGTTAACCAGAATGTTCAGTTTTCCCAATTTATCAACTGTAACTCCGACTGCTTTTTTACAAAAAGCGGCTTTCTTTACATCGCCCTTCAGCAAGAGACAAGCCCGGCCTTCCGCTTCAATTAACCGTTTGGTTTCATTAGCATCTACGTCTTCGTCAATATAAACAATGGCAACATCAGCCCCTTCGCGGGCAAAATGAATACTCACCGCCCGGCCAACGCCCGAATCTCCACCGGTAATTAAAGCAACCTTGCCAGCTAACTTACCTGAGCCATGATAACTGCTTTTAATGTATTCTGGTGCCGGGTCCATTTTGGCTTCAATGCCAGGTTGCTTGTTCTGTTTTGCTGGGGTTTTTGCCATTACTTGTTAGTTTTATTGTTAAGGAAGCGAGGTCGATTACATAGTGGAAACCTTCTATTATTTTTTCCGGCACTGCTGTCGTATTTTCCATAGGTGGATGCTGATGTTTAGTTTTCTATTTTTACAGGTACGTTATTATCCGTTGGTTTTATCCGTTCCCAGGGTTTTAACACCACTTTCACGCAATCCTCTTCTTTTTTATCGAAGATCTCGTAACCATACGTCACTTCGCTCAGGGGAAGGGTGTGGGTAATAATATCGTCCAGTACTACTTTTTCTTCTTTTACCAATTCAATTAAATGGTCTATGTAATTCAAAACAGGCGCCTGGCCCATTTTAAGTGTTATACCTTTATCAAACAGGCGGTGTAGCGGGAAATTGTCATACGTTGAACCATAAACGCCCATAATAGATACTGTCCCCATCCGGCGAACAGCTTTAAAAGCCATATCCAGTACTTTCATGCTGCCCACCTCAAAATTGATCAGGGCTTTTGCCTTATCTATAATATTGCGTTCGGGTTCAAAGCCTACAGCATCTACACAAACATCGGCACCACGGCCGCCGGTTATCGCGCGGATGGCTTCTACCACATCAACTTCATTAGGGTTAAGTGTTTCCACCTTATTCACGGCTTTAGCTTTTTCTAAGCGATAATTCAACGGATCAATTGCGATCACGCGGCTTGCGCCGTTGATCCAGGCTGCTTTCTGTGCCATCAATCCAACAGGGCCCGAGCCAAATATGGCCACAACCTCGCCGCCTTTTAGCTGTGCCCAATCGATTGCGGACCAGCCGGTAGGGAAAATGTCTGTCAGGAACAAAACCTGCTCATCGGTCATATTATCCGGTACAATCCTCGGGCTGATATCCGCGTAAGGCACACGTACATATTGCGCCTGTCCGCCGGAATACCCTCCATACAGGTCGGTATATCCAAATAGTGCAGCGCCTTTTTGACCGGCCATATCGCCGTCAGGCCCGTAATGTTTGTAATTGGAATTTTCGCAGGCTGGCGAAGCGTCATGTTGACAGAAAAAACAATGGCCGCAGGATATTGGGAATGGTACTACCACGCGGTCGCCCTTTTTTAATTTGGTTACGCCTTTACCAACTTCTTCAACAATGCCCATAAACTCATGCCCCATTATCATAGGTTTTGGTTGCGGTACGCCGCCGCTCAGGATATGCAGGTCGGAACCGCATATAGCAGTAGAGGTAACTTTTAAAATGACATCGTTATCCTGTTCTAAACGAGGATCTTCAACGGTATCATAACGGATATCGCCGGGTTTGTGAAATACTGCAGCTTTCATAGTTGGATTTTTTTAATCTATCTATTTAACTTAAAGTGAAAATATTTGTTTTTTTAATTTATAATATAAATAAAATGAAGCCCGGTAGCCTTGCACTTACAGGTAGTAATTAATTGTGATGTGTGGATCTCGAGGGTTAGCCGATAAATTTACGGCACAAAAATTTTCATCAACTTAAAAAATATGATAATATTTTAATTTTAAGTTGAAACATTTGGTGCTTCCCATAGTTGTATTAGTAAACGATCCTTCTCTATCAAGCTCTTGCCCAATCATTTCATTTAACATCTAC
The sequence above is a segment of the Mucilaginibacter celer genome. Coding sequences within it:
- a CDS encoding zinc-dependent alcohol dehydrogenase, giving the protein MKAAVFHKPGDIRYDTVEDPRLEQDNDVILKVTSTAICGSDLHILSGGVPQPKPMIMGHEFMGIVEEVGKGVTKLKKGDRVVVPFPISCGHCFFCQHDASPACENSNYKHYGPDGDMAGQKGAALFGYTDLYGGYSGGQAQYVRVPYADISPRIVPDNMTDEQVLFLTDIFPTGWSAIDWAQLKGGEVVAIFGSGPVGLMAQKAAWINGASRVIAIDPLNYRLEKAKAVNKVETLNPNEVDVVEAIRAITGGRGADVCVDAVGFEPERNIIDKAKALINFEVGSMKVLDMAFKAVRRMGTVSIMGVYGSTYDNFPLHRLFDKGITLKMGQAPVLNYIDHLIELVKEEKVVLDDIITHTLPLSEVTYGYEIFDKKEEDCVKVVLKPWERIKPTDNNVPVKIEN
- a CDS encoding DUF3891 family protein, whose translation is MIVNYTKNGWEVITQRAHGMLAAQLASHWHHSVRTERWLETLLAIAEHDDARVEPGDDELLTHQGGPADFKMKTYNQGHCQRTFEASISKSRYVALLCSMHLDFVYGSLCKNNAEDQSFMKAQEALRRGWRKELHITIKQAEKDYRLMEWCDALSLLICQRENQPEGRAVEISKGPDNGNYLLTQDEPGILKITPWPFEEKEFKVAFETRLINQLTFKNNDEFRKAFYAAGVIEKSWIIKH
- a CDS encoding DUF2252 family protein; amino-acid sequence: MNESERIINIQKRMQQVPAALLSTTTFRGDTFVIQELQPVKDTIKFKQLNNYRDMYQVISDMATLTASSHLRSGGMQGSSIIDDLIAFGKSEEWQPLLTNYAENYAAKVRSDYRQFIKDYKKGLFKPKPVDNHTTN
- a CDS encoding SDR family oxidoreductase, producing MAKTPAKQNKQPGIEAKMDPAPEYIKSSYHGSGKLAGKVALITGGDSGVGRAVSIHFAREGADVAIVYIDEDVDANETKRLIEAEGRACLLLKGDVKKAAFCKKAVGVTVDKLGKLNILVNNAGMQFPQKDPKSIDEKQLEDTFRTNIFAYFHFANQALEHMQEGDCIINTTSVTAYRSSPNLIDYSSTKGAITSFTRSLATNLTDKKIRVNAVAPGPVWTPLIVATFDEEKIKSFGSETAMKRAGQPSELGPAYVFLASEDASFITGQVIHVNGGEVVNG
- a CDS encoding DUF2252 family protein; the protein is MAENHFRFFRGTCHLFYEDLAKASPLPLSPLGWICGDMHIENFGSYKGDNKLVYFDLNDFDEAVLAPVCYELARMTASIFIAFDNLGFEPEKALKMAQLYIRDYANTLVNAKAISIEPRTARGIVKEFLTRADHSNEKDLLKKRTISKKRKIILSLEDERHFKLDKKLKSELKSHINEWVQNSNDGPYNYEVVSTVFRLAGTGSIGVKRYLFLLKSTNTKNKYLMLEMKQSMQSSVYPYLRYNSWIG